Proteins encoded by one window of bacterium:
- a CDS encoding rRNA pseudouridine synthase: protein MKIRLQKVLADAGVASRRACDKLIDEGLVKVNNEVATISGLRVDPEKDKITYKGKPLKPVKKFYVMVNKPTGYVCTNSDEKGRRKTIDLIKDIPARLYTVGRLDWDVEGLIILTNDGDFAYKLTHPKHHVPKTYVVKVKGAIESKQVAKIFSGIYIDGRKTQPAKAEILKTSRQISHVRLTLFEGKKREIKRMFFQLGYRVYHIKRISIDGLKLRNLQSGRYRNLRDYEIKRLMRL, encoded by the coding sequence ATGAAAATCAGGTTGCAGAAGGTTCTTGCAGATGCTGGCGTTGCGTCAAGAAGGGCATGTGATAAACTGATTGATGAAGGGCTTGTAAAGGTAAATAACGAGGTTGCCACAATCTCGGGGCTAAGGGTTGATCCGGAAAAAGACAAGATTACTTATAAGGGAAAACCTCTTAAACCGGTGAAAAAATTTTATGTTATGGTAAATAAGCCTACAGGGTATGTCTGTACCAACTCTGATGAAAAAGGAAGGCGAAAAACAATAGATCTTATTAAAGATATACCTGCACGGCTTTATACGGTTGGCAGGCTTGACTGGGATGTAGAGGGATTGATAATTCTGACAAATGACGGGGATTTTGCATACAAGCTGACACATCCGAAACATCATGTTCCAAAAACATATGTTGTGAAGGTCAAAGGCGCTATCGAATCAAAACAGGTTGCAAAGATTTTTTCAGGGATTTATATAGATGGAAGAAAAACACAACCTGCAAAAGCAGAGATATTAAAAACTTCCAGGCAGATATCGCATGTAAGGCTCACATTATTTGAAGGCAAGAAAAGAGAAATAAAACGTATGTTCTTTCAGCTTGGATATAGAGTTTACCACATTAAGAGGATTTCTATAGACGGACTTAAACTTAGAAATCTACAGTCTGGAAGATATAGAAATTTAAGA